From the Microbacterium sp. W4I4 genome, one window contains:
- a CDS encoding DUF6458 family protein — protein MSIGTGVVLFVIGAILTFALNIQVEWADLDLIGYILMGAGVVVFLVGIILMARRRRTDVVTRTEGSADGGNATRRTVREPGAGDEVV, from the coding sequence ATGAGCATCGGTACCGGAGTCGTTCTGTTCGTGATCGGCGCGATCCTCACCTTCGCCCTGAACATCCAGGTCGAGTGGGCGGATCTCGACCTGATCGGCTACATCCTCATGGGCGCGGGTGTGGTCGTCTTCCTGGTGGGCATCATCCTGATGGCACGTCGTCGCAGGACCGATGTCGTCACCCGCACGGAGGGCTCTGCCGACGGTGGCAATGCCACGCGCCGCACGGTGCGTGAGCCCGGCGCAGGTGACGAGGTCGTCTGA
- a CDS encoding LPXTG cell wall anchor domain-containing protein has product MSLLARLMATVVVTASLGTGVFMTAAPASAAAGDAFDPATPLVFIAQKSPTQLFTSVVGSDGTVTFQDEGPASAINYNAIAYNTVDNYIYAIGGIGTSAAIPVGSLLRIGQDGVVTRVGTQTYGASLRGAFGADGFYYIEIDNQILKINTTSGAIVSRQTLTGAAMVGADFTFLNGYLWSFGNGAITRTNPLNGVTLRWPLALPGGNMEAAGAAWTYGNGNLGFSLNAAGTVLQVAVASPAAATPTFTLVSTQPGPSSSNNDGASSPGAPVDLAIAKSGPESVGAGGSVTYELTVTNNGPGVSSGYIVKDTIPAPLTGATTPDSACTVTAGTLTCTGGRLAVGASAIYTVTASAPSGATSGTVTNTATVAGNERDLVSANNTSDHTMPLVPLVTCAADGNRFNTGYSAASGGILPDNAKDANWQVSPMLPATGTVSPPPADTSWARANVGNMAPGAWPASPYGNAQWISRETIANPSQGPASGDWYYRYQFQLDDGVDAGKFALSMNFLADNTVAEVFVNGIAQSGKTTGLPQTALTPPRDVLKTGSYYYGGFALENAAQTTLASDWKTGLNTIIVQIQSGPGFEGFLAQMRPSALCPQPAYTVTKSASADDVQLGDTLTYTIEVANTGNVPFTAETPATVVDDLTGVLDDAAYNGDAAVSFSGSTSSDAPTVSGAQLRWAGPLEVGETATITYSVTVRDRNVGDGSLDNTVVPGELGECVRCSTTTPVQSFSVVKSADATEVVTGDVITYTLSIRNTGKAPYTTADPAALTDDMSEVLDDASYNGDATGGAVFADPTLSWSGALAVGETRTITYSVTVGDASAGGDRRLNNAVITTNGGDCPAGTDNVACNVRIPSGAYTVVKTASESEVEPGETITYTVTVSNTGQVDYTAAEPASFKDDLSGVLDDAAYNGDATGGATLSGGTLSWEGALAVGETKTVTYSVTVNDPDLGDRNVRNAVRPASPGGVCEQVEDCITETAVRTLTLSKTSSATGPVQAGDVVTYTITARNSGTADYTAQDPASFEDDLSGVLDDAVYNDDVTGGASVAGSALTWAGPLAAGESVQIVYSVTVGAAGSGDGEIRNAVIGTVPGSTCDGDCITENPVRGYTLAKSSDPAGDVSPGQTVTYRVVVANVGAVDYTDADPASFTDDLSKVLDDATYNEDADGEAVVSGDVLSWTGELAAGESITITYSVTVNPVGQGDGILTNAVVPTGPGGDCDVCGTSNPVKAFAFEKLASTSVANPGDEVVYTITARNTGAAAYTAADPAVLTDDLSGVLDDAVYNGDATDGAVFTEPTLAWALELPVGATKTVTYTVTVGAHTTGDQHLRNVVSSPDPSGACTEPDGCFTDTPTRSFGVTKTASTDSVKPGEKVTYTVVVTNTGEAAYTDDSPAAFTDDMSAVLDDASFNDDATGGALYAAPRLTWAGPLEVGASATITYSVTVKAAGAGDGKLENVIVTPAGGNCLTGADDDACGTTTTVDRPGTLPQTGQEWNLVGLVGGAAALLAGLALILIRRRREAI; this is encoded by the coding sequence ATGAGCCTGCTCGCGAGGCTGATGGCGACGGTGGTCGTGACAGCATCGCTGGGCACGGGCGTGTTCATGACGGCCGCCCCCGCGTCCGCCGCAGCGGGCGATGCCTTCGACCCGGCGACGCCGCTGGTGTTCATCGCACAGAAATCGCCGACACAGCTCTTCACCTCGGTCGTGGGCAGCGACGGCACGGTGACCTTCCAGGACGAGGGTCCTGCATCTGCGATCAACTACAACGCGATCGCCTACAACACCGTCGACAACTACATCTACGCCATCGGCGGCATCGGCACCAGCGCCGCCATCCCCGTTGGCTCGCTGCTCCGGATCGGCCAGGACGGCGTCGTCACGCGCGTCGGAACGCAGACGTACGGCGCATCGTTGCGCGGAGCCTTCGGAGCGGACGGCTTCTACTACATCGAGATCGACAATCAGATCCTCAAGATCAACACCACTTCGGGCGCGATCGTCAGCAGGCAGACTTTGACCGGCGCAGCGATGGTCGGTGCCGACTTCACATTCCTGAACGGCTACCTCTGGTCCTTCGGCAACGGCGCGATCACGCGCACGAACCCGCTGAACGGCGTCACCCTCCGCTGGCCACTGGCTCTGCCGGGCGGCAACATGGAAGCCGCGGGCGCGGCGTGGACGTACGGCAACGGAAACCTCGGCTTCTCCCTCAACGCTGCAGGCACCGTCCTGCAGGTGGCGGTGGCCTCGCCCGCTGCGGCGACTCCGACCTTCACCCTGGTGTCCACCCAGCCCGGGCCCTCCTCGAGCAACAACGACGGCGCCTCGAGCCCGGGTGCGCCTGTGGATCTCGCGATCGCCAAGTCCGGCCCGGAGAGCGTCGGAGCAGGCGGCTCCGTGACCTATGAGCTCACGGTCACCAACAACGGGCCGGGGGTCTCGAGCGGCTACATCGTCAAGGACACGATCCCCGCACCACTGACCGGCGCAACCACCCCCGACAGCGCGTGCACCGTGACCGCCGGCACTCTCACCTGCACCGGCGGCCGCCTGGCCGTGGGAGCGTCTGCGATCTACACCGTCACGGCATCGGCTCCCAGCGGTGCGACGAGCGGCACGGTGACCAACACCGCGACCGTCGCCGGCAACGAGCGCGACCTGGTGAGCGCCAACAACACCTCTGATCACACGATGCCGCTGGTGCCGCTGGTGACCTGCGCGGCGGACGGCAACCGCTTCAACACCGGCTACAGCGCAGCGAGCGGCGGCATCCTGCCGGACAACGCGAAGGACGCGAACTGGCAGGTCTCGCCCATGCTCCCTGCCACGGGAACCGTCAGCCCGCCGCCGGCAGACACCAGCTGGGCGCGCGCGAACGTCGGCAACATGGCGCCGGGTGCCTGGCCGGCCAGCCCCTACGGCAACGCGCAGTGGATCTCGCGCGAGACCATCGCGAACCCCTCCCAGGGGCCCGCGTCCGGCGACTGGTATTACCGCTACCAGTTCCAGCTCGATGACGGTGTGGATGCCGGAAAGTTCGCGCTGTCGATGAACTTCCTGGCGGACAACACCGTCGCGGAGGTCTTCGTGAACGGCATCGCCCAGTCGGGCAAGACCACGGGCCTGCCGCAGACTGCGCTGACCCCGCCTCGTGACGTGCTCAAGACCGGGTCGTACTACTACGGCGGCTTCGCTCTGGAGAACGCCGCGCAGACGACACTGGCGAGCGACTGGAAGACCGGTCTGAACACGATCATCGTCCAGATCCAGTCCGGTCCCGGATTCGAGGGCTTCCTGGCGCAGATGCGTCCGAGCGCCCTCTGCCCCCAGCCGGCGTACACGGTCACCAAGTCGGCATCGGCTGATGATGTGCAGCTGGGCGACACGCTCACGTACACCATCGAGGTCGCGAACACGGGCAACGTGCCCTTCACCGCTGAGACGCCGGCCACTGTGGTCGACGACCTCACCGGGGTTCTCGACGATGCCGCCTACAACGGCGATGCTGCGGTCTCCTTCTCGGGCAGCACGTCGTCGGATGCGCCGACCGTGAGCGGGGCGCAGCTGCGCTGGGCAGGACCTCTCGAGGTCGGCGAGACGGCCACCATCACCTACTCCGTGACTGTCCGCGACCGGAACGTGGGTGATGGTTCCCTCGACAACACCGTGGTGCCCGGTGAGCTCGGCGAATGCGTCAGGTGTTCGACCACCACTCCCGTGCAATCGTTCAGCGTGGTGAAGTCCGCCGACGCGACCGAGGTCGTGACCGGTGACGTGATCACCTACACGCTCAGCATTCGCAACACCGGTAAGGCGCCGTACACGACCGCTGACCCGGCCGCCCTCACCGACGACATGTCAGAGGTGCTCGATGACGCGTCGTACAACGGCGACGCCACGGGTGGTGCCGTCTTCGCCGACCCGACCCTGTCGTGGTCCGGTGCTCTCGCCGTGGGCGAGACCCGAACCATCACCTACTCGGTGACGGTCGGAGACGCCTCCGCCGGTGGTGACCGCAGGCTGAACAACGCGGTCATCACGACCAACGGCGGTGACTGCCCCGCCGGTACCGACAACGTGGCGTGCAACGTGCGCATCCCCTCGGGGGCGTACACGGTCGTCAAGACGGCATCCGAGTCCGAGGTCGAGCCGGGCGAGACGATCACCTACACCGTGACCGTCTCGAACACCGGTCAGGTCGACTACACCGCCGCCGAGCCGGCGTCGTTCAAGGACGATCTGTCCGGTGTGCTCGATGACGCCGCCTACAACGGCGACGCCACGGGCGGAGCCACCCTCAGCGGCGGGACCCTCTCGTGGGAGGGCGCCCTCGCCGTAGGGGAGACGAAGACGGTCACCTACTCGGTGACCGTGAACGACCCCGATCTGGGCGACCGGAACGTTCGCAACGCCGTGCGTCCGGCCAGCCCCGGTGGCGTGTGCGAGCAGGTCGAGGACTGCATCACCGAGACGGCCGTCCGCACGCTGACGCTGAGCAAGACGTCTTCGGCGACAGGTCCGGTGCAGGCGGGCGACGTGGTGACGTACACCATCACCGCCCGCAACAGCGGCACGGCCGACTACACCGCCCAGGATCCGGCATCGTTCGAGGACGACCTGTCGGGTGTGCTCGATGACGCCGTCTACAACGACGATGTCACCGGCGGCGCATCCGTCGCGGGCTCGGCTCTCACCTGGGCCGGTCCGCTCGCGGCAGGCGAGTCCGTGCAGATCGTCTACTCGGTGACCGTCGGTGCGGCGGGCAGCGGAGACGGAGAGATCCGCAACGCCGTGATCGGCACGGTCCCGGGGTCGACATGCGACGGCGACTGCATCACCGAGAACCCCGTGCGCGGGTACACGCTCGCCAAGAGCTCGGATCCGGCCGGTGACGTGAGTCCCGGTCAGACCGTGACCTACCGAGTCGTCGTCGCGAACGTGGGCGCTGTCGACTACACCGACGCCGACCCGGCATCCTTCACGGACGATCTGTCGAAGGTTCTCGATGATGCGACGTACAACGAGGATGCCGATGGGGAGGCGGTCGTCTCCGGCGACGTGTTGAGCTGGACCGGTGAGCTGGCCGCGGGCGAGTCGATCACCATCACCTACTCGGTCACGGTCAACCCGGTGGGCCAGGGCGACGGCATCCTGACCAACGCCGTGGTCCCGACGGGTCCCGGCGGTGACTGCGACGTCTGCGGCACCTCGAACCCCGTGAAGGCCTTCGCCTTCGAGAAGCTCGCGTCGACGTCGGTCGCGAACCCGGGTGACGAGGTCGTGTACACCATCACGGCGCGCAACACCGGCGCCGCGGCGTACACGGCAGCAGACCCGGCCGTGCTGACGGACGATCTGTCGGGTGTGCTGGATGACGCCGTCTACAACGGCGACGCGACGGACGGTGCCGTGTTCACCGAGCCGACGCTCGCCTGGGCGCTCGAGCTGCCGGTGGGTGCGACGAAGACGGTGACCTACACGGTGACCGTCGGGGCGCACACGACTGGTGATCAGCACCTGCGCAACGTGGTGTCGTCGCCGGACCCGTCCGGCGCGTGCACGGAGCCCGATGGCTGCTTCACCGACACGCCGACGCGTTCGTTCGGGGTCACGAAGACCGCGAGCACCGACAGCGTCAAGCCCGGTGAGAAGGTGACGTACACCGTGGTCGTGACGAACACGGGCGAGGCGGCCTACACGGACGACAGCCCGGCGGCCTTCACCGACGACATGTCGGCGGTGCTGGACGACGCGTCGTTCAACGACGATGCCACGGGCGGCGCCCTGTATGCGGCTCCGAGGCTGACCTGGGCCGGCCCCCTCGAGGTGGGCGCCTCGGCGACCATCACCTACTCGGTCACGGTGAAAGCCGCCGGCGCCGGAGACGGCAAGCTGGAGAACGTGATCGTGACCCCGGCAGGCGGAAACTGCCTGACGGGTGCGGATGACGATGCCTGCGGCACGACCACGACCGTGGACCGGCCGGGCACGCTGCCGCAGACCGGGCAGGAGTGGAACCTGGTGGGTCTCGTCGGCGGTGCGGCAGCACTGCTCGCGGGTCTGGCTCTGATCCTCATCCGGCGTCGTCGCGAAGCGATCTGA
- a CDS encoding LuxR C-terminal-related transcriptional regulator: MTASPSAIEASSPSRESAIPRIPSTALERPDAEGLLETRASVTVVSGIDGSGKTTAVARWLRRSAGQDAVVWLSLISDLADRDLLLDLLRRRLVEAGALDGGSERIPVLVALSEALDARSDRRVYIVLDNLHHLTDTSLAGDLITLVNSHSNLHLVLITRGQHRFASRAAAECQSVTIGMNELLLDAGGLERLALSLGYSLPDGESDRLLRDLGGWFGPSRLAILAQKQGLGPEYVEDHIREVLSEAQDHWTGVLAKVGLVSRLDDGFIADSQDVLPPTALDGFVRTTLLHKDTTGYEVRIPATVRRVLTEDLWTTRPAEARDFHRRLAEWYSLRPGIDAAMDAFEHACAADEYVLVQRLWADNVLGLFGRHPARLAAAIALLPAARLEQNTSLAHTLAMTRVMPDVPAPEGDRRVLGTIGAPVDLTPERAQGLSDAEVLFLGAGQMIRLRLRGRIREALEYGEHIEARVGHIRRHEALHAQFEMQHALSWTLAGELERAAVLYESAWRTAKDHPSYVEANSAANLALLHTVRGDAAKAQAWLDHHRHGSGEQWWGAPLGSAGAVIAEGMRALDRLDESAARSAMRELEPRMPDLELWPFAMQLVVLTELHFGCAEVAAATLNGVVQRHRPKPGSVARSLTDILGVDAHLARGDVRAAMGAVSVLRMQSSEVIIARARVELFAGRPAQAAVTVRRALSSTGLTERERLNALLILFAAGARGKDGDPRRDEVGDQIRELLSRTGAWRALRLVPAARLEDLGIPDPARSAYAAARDVFSGTVGYVDLTDREQELVRSLAEGLSRVDIARRHSVSINTVKTQFAALYRKLGVADRVAAVERAAAAGYLDPRG; the protein is encoded by the coding sequence ATGACTGCGAGTCCGTCAGCCATCGAGGCGTCGTCGCCATCTCGGGAAAGCGCGATCCCGCGCATCCCATCGACCGCGCTGGAGCGACCCGACGCGGAGGGCCTGCTGGAGACGCGAGCCAGTGTCACCGTGGTGAGCGGGATCGACGGCTCCGGCAAGACGACCGCGGTCGCGCGGTGGCTGCGCAGGTCCGCCGGACAGGATGCAGTGGTGTGGCTGAGCCTGATCAGCGACCTCGCCGATCGTGATCTGCTCCTCGACCTGCTGCGGCGACGTCTCGTCGAGGCCGGCGCACTCGACGGGGGAAGCGAGCGGATACCGGTGCTGGTGGCGCTCTCCGAGGCGCTGGACGCGCGCAGTGACCGCCGGGTCTACATCGTGCTCGACAATCTGCATCACCTCACGGACACCTCCCTCGCGGGCGACCTGATCACCCTCGTCAACTCCCACTCCAACCTCCATCTGGTGCTCATCACGCGCGGTCAGCACCGCTTCGCCTCGCGTGCGGCTGCGGAGTGCCAGAGTGTCACCATCGGCATGAACGAACTCCTGCTCGATGCCGGTGGCCTCGAACGACTCGCCCTGTCGCTCGGGTATTCACTGCCGGACGGGGAGTCCGATCGGCTGCTGCGCGATCTGGGCGGATGGTTCGGCCCGTCTCGACTGGCGATCCTGGCACAGAAGCAGGGCCTCGGCCCCGAGTACGTGGAGGACCACATCCGGGAGGTGCTGTCGGAGGCGCAGGATCACTGGACCGGTGTGCTCGCCAAGGTCGGCCTCGTCTCCCGGCTGGACGACGGCTTCATCGCGGACTCCCAAGACGTGCTGCCGCCCACCGCGCTCGACGGGTTCGTTCGGACGACGCTCCTGCACAAGGACACCACCGGCTACGAAGTGCGGATACCGGCCACGGTACGACGCGTTCTCACGGAGGACCTCTGGACGACGCGGCCTGCAGAAGCGCGGGACTTCCACCGGCGTCTCGCGGAGTGGTACTCGCTTCGCCCCGGGATCGATGCGGCGATGGACGCGTTCGAGCACGCGTGCGCGGCCGATGAGTACGTGCTCGTGCAGAGGCTGTGGGCCGACAACGTCCTCGGTCTGTTCGGTCGTCATCCCGCTCGGTTGGCGGCGGCGATCGCCCTGCTGCCCGCGGCGCGGCTCGAGCAGAACACGTCGCTGGCGCACACCCTCGCGATGACCAGGGTCATGCCCGACGTACCCGCACCTGAGGGCGATCGTCGCGTGCTGGGCACGATCGGAGCTCCTGTGGATCTGACGCCCGAACGGGCGCAGGGTCTGTCGGATGCCGAGGTGCTCTTCCTCGGCGCGGGGCAGATGATCAGGTTGCGGCTGCGGGGAAGAATCCGCGAGGCGCTGGAGTACGGCGAGCACATCGAGGCCCGGGTCGGACACATCAGACGTCATGAGGCACTGCACGCGCAGTTCGAGATGCAGCATGCTCTCAGCTGGACGCTGGCGGGTGAGCTCGAGCGAGCAGCCGTGCTCTACGAATCGGCCTGGCGCACGGCGAAAGACCATCCGAGCTATGTGGAGGCCAACTCCGCTGCCAACCTCGCACTGCTGCACACCGTGCGCGGCGACGCCGCCAAGGCTCAGGCCTGGCTGGACCACCATCGGCATGGATCCGGTGAGCAGTGGTGGGGCGCCCCGCTGGGCAGCGCGGGCGCGGTGATCGCCGAGGGAATGCGGGCACTCGATCGTCTCGATGAGTCCGCCGCGCGTTCGGCGATGCGGGAACTCGAGCCGCGGATGCCGGATCTGGAGCTGTGGCCGTTCGCGATGCAGCTGGTCGTGCTGACCGAGCTTCATTTCGGATGCGCCGAGGTCGCCGCGGCGACCTTGAACGGGGTCGTGCAGCGGCACCGCCCCAAGCCGGGCAGCGTCGCCAGGTCGCTGACGGACATCCTCGGCGTCGACGCGCACCTGGCGCGAGGCGATGTCCGTGCGGCGATGGGTGCTGTCAGCGTCCTGCGGATGCAGTCCTCGGAGGTGATCATCGCCCGCGCACGCGTCGAGCTGTTCGCAGGCCGCCCCGCACAGGCGGCCGTCACCGTTCGCCGGGCACTGTCGTCTACAGGGCTGACGGAGCGCGAGCGGTTGAACGCGCTGCTGATCCTTTTCGCGGCCGGCGCCCGCGGGAAGGATGGCGATCCGCGTCGTGATGAAGTCGGCGATCAGATCCGTGAGCTGCTGAGCCGCACGGGGGCGTGGCGGGCCCTGCGCCTGGTCCCGGCCGCACGGCTCGAGGATCTCGGGATTCCGGACCCGGCCCGCAGCGCATACGCCGCGGCGAGGGATGTCTTCTCAGGCACGGTGGGCTACGTCGACCTGACCGACCGTGAGCAGGAGCTCGTGCGCAGCCTGGCCGAGGGCCTGAGTCGCGTCGACATCGCGCGACGTCACAGCGTCTCCATCAACACTGTCAAGACGCAGTTCGCAGCCCTGTATCGCAAGCTCGGCGTCGCGGATCGGGTCGCGGCGGTGGAGCGCGCCGCGGCCGCGGGGTATCTCGACCCCCGAGGGTGA
- a CDS encoding low temperature requirement protein A: MNENAPGTRFRLQRMLPRDPNEPHRVASSLELFFDLVFVIAVSTASSELHHALSEGHAASGIVSYLMIFFAIWWAWMNFTWFATSFAVDDWLYRVLTIVQMGGVVVLAAGVGPVFDEHHPDFSVVVIGYIVMRVAMIVQWLRAARGAGDGRRTTLAYAWCIAVIQALWVGFLFVPDSARLLVFVVLMLAEISVPVIAERRVQTPWHPHHITERYSLFTLIVLGESLLASAAAVIGVREEVDSLGPLIWIAIVALISAAGMWWIYFWPPHHAAISTMWRSLRYGYTHYFVFAAAAAFSAGVEVQIDALTGHTDLDPVAVSFATSIPIAVFLLGIWFVAIRENADRVVNTVVPLGAVLVLLDPLLPVPVTLTAVILVAVVVVLVLRPPVHRTVA; the protein is encoded by the coding sequence GTGAACGAGAACGCACCGGGGACGCGCTTCCGACTGCAGCGGATGCTGCCTCGAGATCCGAACGAACCGCACCGGGTGGCCAGTTCGCTGGAACTGTTCTTCGACCTGGTCTTCGTGATCGCCGTCAGCACCGCGTCGTCCGAGTTGCATCACGCACTGTCCGAGGGGCACGCCGCGTCCGGGATCGTGTCCTACCTGATGATCTTCTTCGCCATCTGGTGGGCGTGGATGAACTTCACCTGGTTCGCGACGTCCTTCGCCGTCGACGACTGGCTCTATCGGGTGCTCACGATCGTGCAGATGGGCGGGGTGGTCGTGCTGGCGGCCGGTGTGGGACCCGTGTTCGATGAGCATCACCCCGATTTCTCCGTCGTGGTGATCGGCTACATCGTGATGCGCGTGGCCATGATCGTGCAGTGGCTTCGAGCCGCACGCGGCGCGGGCGACGGGCGCCGTACGACCCTCGCCTACGCCTGGTGCATCGCCGTGATCCAGGCGCTGTGGGTGGGCTTCCTGTTCGTGCCCGATTCGGCGCGGCTGCTCGTGTTCGTCGTGCTCATGCTCGCCGAGATCTCCGTACCCGTCATCGCGGAGCGGCGCGTGCAGACGCCGTGGCATCCGCACCACATCACCGAGCGGTACAGCCTGTTCACCCTGATCGTGCTGGGTGAGAGCCTGCTGGCTTCGGCCGCCGCCGTCATCGGGGTCCGCGAAGAGGTCGACTCGCTCGGCCCCCTGATCTGGATCGCCATCGTCGCGCTGATCTCCGCCGCCGGGATGTGGTGGATCTACTTCTGGCCGCCGCACCACGCGGCCATCTCCACGATGTGGCGCTCACTGCGATACGGATACACCCATTACTTCGTGTTCGCGGCGGCCGCTGCGTTCTCCGCCGGGGTGGAGGTGCAGATCGATGCCCTCACCGGGCACACGGACCTCGACCCGGTGGCGGTGTCGTTCGCGACCAGCATCCCGATCGCCGTCTTCCTGCTGGGCATCTGGTTCGTCGCGATCCGCGAGAACGCCGACCGCGTGGTGAACACGGTGGTTCCGCTGGGTGCGGTGCTCGTGCTGCTCGACCCGCTGCTGCCGGTGCCGGTCACACTGACCGCGGTGATCCTCGTCGCGGTGGTCGTGGTGCTGGTGCTCCGCCCTCCGGTGCACAGGACGGTGGCCTGA
- a CDS encoding glycosyltransferase family 2 protein, translated as MSAPRTVTVIIPTFNERDNVAELVERTAVALAGVDAEILFIDDSSDDTAGEVIRVAASASLPVRVIHREHNTGGLSGAVVVGLTEARGDVCIVMDGDLQHPPELLPALLARYADGGADVVAASRYIGGGDSTGLGTAVRFGVSKAATAVTKAMFLRRLWRSTDPMTGFFLVDRTRIDFDELHPQGFKILLEILVRGGERRELRIAEVPLAFDERRHGTSKAGLRQGATFLAHLARLRFGKMGLFALIGGIGAVANIGIMWLLTHLGVDYVLAAIIGAAVTIVGNFVLQELFVFREERHDASRLWVRFAASASFNTVEAALRIPVMALMVETWHISSVIATAISLVVAFFARFLFHALVVYAPRRRKADAGEMPTDTAASRIIRAIDAEAMRPGEL; from the coding sequence ATGAGCGCCCCCCGCACTGTCACCGTGATCATTCCGACCTTCAACGAGCGCGACAACGTCGCCGAGCTGGTCGAGCGCACGGCGGTCGCGCTCGCCGGAGTCGACGCCGAGATCCTCTTCATCGATGACAGCTCCGACGACACCGCCGGCGAGGTCATCCGTGTGGCGGCATCCGCCTCGCTTCCCGTCCGTGTGATCCACCGTGAGCACAACACCGGTGGACTGAGTGGCGCGGTCGTGGTCGGGCTGACAGAAGCGCGCGGCGACGTGTGCATCGTGATGGACGGCGATCTGCAGCATCCGCCGGAGCTTCTTCCGGCGCTGCTCGCCCGCTACGCCGACGGGGGAGCGGATGTCGTCGCGGCGTCGCGCTACATCGGCGGGGGAGACTCCACGGGGCTGGGCACCGCAGTGCGCTTCGGAGTCTCGAAGGCCGCGACCGCCGTCACCAAGGCGATGTTCCTGCGCCGGCTGTGGCGCAGCACCGACCCGATGACCGGCTTCTTCCTCGTGGACCGCACCCGCATCGACTTCGACGAGCTGCATCCCCAGGGATTCAAGATCCTTCTGGAGATCCTCGTGCGCGGCGGCGAGCGGCGCGAGCTGCGCATCGCCGAGGTGCCGCTCGCGTTCGACGAGCGCCGTCACGGCACCTCGAAGGCCGGTCTGCGGCAGGGGGCGACCTTCCTCGCGCACCTCGCGCGACTGCGGTTCGGCAAGATGGGCCTGTTCGCCCTGATCGGCGGCATCGGCGCGGTCGCGAACATCGGCATCATGTGGCTGTTGACGCATCTGGGCGTGGACTACGTGCTGGCCGCGATCATCGGCGCCGCCGTCACCATCGTCGGAAACTTCGTGCTGCAGGAGCTGTTCGTGTTCCGTGAGGAGCGGCACGACGCCTCGCGACTCTGGGTGCGGTTCGCGGCATCAGCCTCGTTCAACACCGTCGAGGCGGCGCTGCGCATCCCCGTGATGGCGCTGATGGTCGAGACCTGGCACATCTCCAGCGTGATCGCCACGGCGATCTCGCTCGTGGTCGCGTTCTTCGCGCGCTTCCTCTTCCATGCGCTGGTCGTGTACGCCCCGAGGCGGCGGAAGGCGGATGCCGGGGAGATGCCGACCGACACGGCGGCGTCGCGCATCATCCGTGCGATCGATGCGGAGGCGATGCGTCCGGGCGAGCTGTGA